A section of the Acropora muricata isolate sample 2 chromosome 4, ASM3666990v1, whole genome shotgun sequence genome encodes:
- the LOC136914821 gene encoding vezatin-like, giving the protein MAEDDVLLENSPLREYLEEIGFTDFDGVHISETQERKDKSGISSLLARFTGFFPSMLLKIWESCFKVSLLPFFIFLYSPLRQDLEGLRRDFIATVVDSGLLCDDDARFLNNFDPELFKHTTNCNHLNTPEGKENLTSLGRRSGFVISVFVALSSIVVAAVTCFPFISVAVSLLVLCVVGIIPLRQYYLQIVHQRKLNMLTLFTVQIKQLSMTLRKSLRLVQEMEHLANGYTLVSYVMPLFAEDDDKIFVFPALRKNILKNADKVILCLQRTGQELVVCFPLSEDICEVFTYLSKGAEDVRARYSNDGLSLQNLKAMTAMVYALQSELLSRFLLCLSLEANDGNLNELYIKLLGKIDTILQISCKEISSFARSITRSYHLHKSFCFENEDAIKQPVIPPIKVTPADAAIHSLKLHLQVGILRIRSLQEIIRKLSKNVKGKEDTVESCLNNKLELNFHWLKIDLQGAISCLMESEKCINKVLGKESIAEPCEKFSPAGECINLKHAAEKHNANFNQEGIEDDRVYEAFSDSQRQDLAIQSLSTDDMEKETSTLNESRKLLQELKVVLFTKTKDPLISSAGYVQPMFSPGYYQKETVQTGDVSHIESSKSLVSEVSSTSNCGQDHMKKIERPSRCSYKEQQQSTKLKDIHPSLAASVAAAAIMRSKTFGSGEENVFGDCESE; this is encoded by the coding sequence ATGGCGGAGGATGATGTGTTGTTGGAGAATTCTCCTTTGCGGGAATATCTTGAAGAAATTGGTTTCACGGACTTTGATGGTGTACACATTTCTGAAACCCaggaaagaaaagataaaagcGGAATTTCTTCTCTACTTGCTCGGTTTACAGGTTTTTTCCCCTCAATGTTATTGAAGATCTGGGAATCCTGTTTTAAAGTTTCATTACTGccgtttttcatttttctttattcacctCTAAGGCAAGACCTTGAAGGCCTTAGGAGGGACTTCATTGCTACAGTCGTTGACTCTGGATTATTGTGTGATGACGACGCGAGATTCCTCAACAATTTTGATCCGGAACTCTTTAAGCACACAACAAATTGTAATCACCTTAACACACCTGAGggcaaagaaaatttgaccTCTCTTGGTCGACGAAGTGGGTTTGTTATTTCTGTATTTGTGGCACTTTCGTCAATTGTTGTGGCAGCTGTGACTTGTTTTCCTTTCATATCAGTTGCAGTTTCTCTGCTAGTGCTATGTGTTGTTGGAATCATACCATTGAGGCAATACTACCTCCAAATTGTTCATCAAAGAAAGTTAAACATGTTGACCTTGTTTACTGTACAGATAAAGCAATTATCTATGACACTGAGGAAATCTTTAAGACTTGTCCAAGAGATGGAACATTTGGCAAATGGTTACACTTTGGTGAGCTATGTCATGCCTCTGTTTGCAGAAGATGAtgataaaatatttgtttttccaGCAttgagaaaaaatattttaaaaaatgctgATAAAGTAATATTATGTCTTCAGAGAACAGGCCAAGAATTGGTTGTCTGTTTTCCCCTTAGTGAAGACATTTGTGAAGTGTTTACATACTTGTCCAAAGGGGCAGAAGATGTTAGAGCAAGATACAGTAATGACGGGTTGtcattacaaaatttaaaagcTATGACTGCTATGGTTTATGCCTTACAGTCAGAGCTTCTTAGTAGGTTCTTACTTTGCTTGTCATTAGAGGCAAATGATGGAAACTTGAATGAACTATACATCAAGCTCTTGGGAAAGATAGACACAATATTGCAGATTTCTTGCAAAGAGATTTCTTCATTTGCAAGGTCTATTACAAGGAGCTACCACCTGCATAAaagtttttgctttgaaaatgaAGATGCCATTAAGCAGCCAGTGATACCACCTATTAAAGTAACACCTGCAGATGCTGCAATTCATAGCCTGAAACTTCACCTGCAGGTAGGTATTCTAAGAATACGTTCTCTACAGGAAATTATCAGAAAACTATCAAAAAatgtaaaaggaaaagaagataCTGTGGAATCTTGCTTGAACAATAAGTTGgaattaaattttcattggctgaagATTGACCTTCAAGGAGCAATAAGTTGTTTGATGGAAAGTGAGAAATGTATCAATAAGGTCCTTGGAAAAGAGTCAATTGCAGAACCATGTGAGAAGTTTTCACCAGCTGGAGAGTGTATAAATTTGAAACATGCGGCAGAAAAGCATAATGCCAATTTCAACCAAGAGGGGATAGAAGATGACAGAGTATATGAAGCTTTTTCTGATTCTCAGCGCCAAGATCTTGCTATCCAGTCTCTTTCAACTGACGATAtggaaaaagaaacaagcacaTTAAATGAAAGCAGGAAACTTTTGCAAGAACTGAAAGTTGTTTTGTTTACTAAGACAAAAGATCCACTCATTAGCTCTGCTGGTTATGTCCAGCCTATGTTTTCACCGGGATACTACCAAAAAGAAACTGTTCAGACTGGAGATGTCTCTCATATAGAAAGTTCCAAATCTTTAGTGAGTGAAGTATCATCAACAAGTAACTGTGGACAGGACCACATGAAGAAAATTGAACGCCCTAGCCGGTGTTCCTATAAAGAACAGCAACAATCCACAAAGCTAAAAGATATTCACCCCTCACTTGCTGCTTCGGTTGCTGCTGCTGCAATCATGAGAAGCAAAACATTTGGATCTGGTGAGGAAAATGTCTTTGGTGATTGTGAGTCAGAGTAA